From one Acidobacteriota bacterium genomic stretch:
- a CDS encoding FAD-binding protein, with translation MDKEEIRRQLEAIVGEDKVQSHPSELVVYECDALIFHRRPPDFVVYPTTARQIQEIVRLAYANDVPYLPRGAGTSLSGGAVPISGGILIQLSHLNRILEVNARERYAVVEPGVINLELSEQVKPQGLYFAPDPSSQSTCTVGGNIGANAGGPHCLKYGTTVLHVLAAEVVTPEGDLVQLGSPQGENAGFDLTGLFTGSEGTLGILTKAWVRLLPLPEQVKTFLADFTSMADATRAVSGIIARGIIPAAMEIIDQLTIQAVEDSHYAAGYPTDAAAVLLVELDGLGCEIEDTEGLIDRILRNNGAREVLVARDEAQRAKLWAGRKKAYGAFGRLARNFYLQDTVVPRTRLTEVLEKIYAIADKYDFSVINVFHAGDGNLHPMLPYDASDPQDVDRVLKAAEEMVRASIEAGGSLSGEHGVGLEKRDLMPYLFTDDDLEVMRAIRQLFDPKQLCNPEKILPTTKVCMEFREKGAFML, from the coding sequence ATGGACAAGGAGGAGATCAGGCGGCAATTGGAGGCCATCGTGGGAGAGGACAAGGTCCAGTCCCACCCCTCCGAACTCGTGGTCTATGAGTGCGACGCGCTGATCTTTCACCGGCGCCCGCCCGATTTCGTGGTCTACCCGACGACCGCCCGGCAGATCCAGGAGATCGTTCGGCTCGCCTATGCCAACGACGTTCCCTACCTTCCACGGGGCGCCGGAACCAGTCTCAGCGGCGGCGCCGTTCCCATCAGCGGCGGCATTCTGATCCAGCTCTCCCATCTGAACCGGATCCTCGAGGTCAACGCCCGGGAGCGTTATGCCGTGGTGGAACCGGGCGTGATCAATCTGGAGCTCTCGGAACAGGTCAAGCCGCAGGGTCTCTACTTCGCGCCCGACCCGTCCAGCCAGAGCACCTGCACCGTCGGCGGAAACATCGGCGCCAATGCCGGAGGGCCGCACTGCCTCAAATATGGCACGACGGTTCTGCATGTCCTGGCCGCCGAGGTGGTGACCCCCGAGGGAGACCTGGTGCAGTTGGGGAGTCCTCAAGGCGAGAATGCCGGCTTCGACTTGACGGGACTGTTCACCGGAAGCGAAGGGACCCTGGGGATTCTGACCAAGGCCTGGGTCCGGCTGCTGCCACTCCCGGAGCAGGTCAAGACGTTCCTGGCCGATTTTACCAGCATGGCGGACGCCACCCGGGCGGTGAGCGGCATCATCGCCCGGGGCATCATCCCGGCCGCCATGGAGATCATCGATCAGTTGACGATCCAGGCCGTGGAAGACTCACACTATGCCGCCGGGTACCCCACCGATGCGGCGGCCGTGCTGTTGGTGGAACTGGACGGGTTGGGGTGCGAGATCGAGGACACCGAGGGTCTCATCGACCGGATCCTCAGGAACAATGGTGCTCGAGAGGTTCTGGTGGCTCGCGACGAGGCGCAGCGGGCCAAGCTCTGGGCCGGCCGGAAGAAAGCCTACGGCGCCTTTGGGCGGCTGGCCAGGAACTTCTATCTCCAGGACACGGTGGTTCCCCGGACCCGCCTGACCGAAGTGTTGGAGAAGATTTACGCCATCGCCGACAAGTACGACTTTTCGGTGATCAACGTCTTCCATGCCGGCGACGGAAACCTGCATCCCATGCTTCCGTACGACGCCAGCGATCCCCAGGACGTGGACCGGGTCTTGAAGGCCGCCGAGGAGATGGTCCGGGCTTCCATCGAAGCCGGAGGATCGCTCAGCGGGGAACACGGGGTGGGCCTGGAGAAGAGAGACCTCATGCCCTACCTGTTCACGGATGACGACTTGGAGGTCATGCGCGCCATCCGGCAGCTCTTCGACCCCAAGCAGCTCTGCAATCCCGAAAAGATCCTGCCGACGACCAAGGTCTGCATGGAGTTCCGGGAAAAGGGCGCCTTCATGCTCTAG
- a CDS encoding DUF1343 domain-containing protein, with translation MNRYASFAGRLLPILLGVWILGACSESAPAPSPPSRPTLRLGSDRLFEEPYLGWIQGKSVGLIANHTALNSRLEAVAGVLTSRPGIKVKAIFSPEHGFSGDVQAGVLVPHQSRVYSLYGAHRSPTAEMLRGVDLLIYDIQDVGVRFYTYISTLYECMKAAAREGIPLVVLDRPNPIDGDRVEGPLLDTSLISFVGVHPLPIRYGMTVGELARLFNHEGELECDLRVVPMQGWHRSRWFDETGLVWVPPSPNMPTLTTATLYPGFCLVEGTNLSEGRGTTRPFQLVGAPWLDAPRLAESLNSLGLAGVYFRVQSFTPTFSKFKGQICRGVQIHIVDRNRFDPISCVLHFLRQTLDLHPGELEFQDQMFDRLAGQPGLRTDLLQGVPVEQAVSSWRSGLESFRERRARHLLYPQDDGIWKER, from the coding sequence TTGAACAGATACGCGAGTTTTGCCGGCCGGCTGCTTCCGATCCTGCTGGGAGTCTGGATCCTGGGCGCCTGCAGCGAATCGGCGCCGGCTCCGTCCCCGCCTTCCCGTCCGACGTTGCGTCTGGGCAGCGACCGGCTCTTCGAGGAACCGTATCTGGGCTGGATCCAAGGGAAATCGGTGGGGTTGATCGCCAACCACACGGCGCTCAACTCCAGGCTGGAAGCGGTTGCCGGCGTGCTCACAAGCCGCCCCGGGATCAAGGTGAAGGCCATATTCTCTCCCGAACACGGTTTTTCAGGTGATGTCCAGGCTGGCGTGCTCGTGCCCCATCAGTCCCGGGTCTACAGTCTCTATGGAGCGCACCGTTCGCCGACGGCGGAAATGCTCCGTGGCGTCGATCTGCTGATCTACGATATCCAGGACGTGGGAGTTCGTTTCTACACGTACATCTCCACACTCTACGAGTGCATGAAGGCGGCGGCCCGTGAGGGGATCCCCCTGGTCGTCCTGGACCGCCCCAATCCCATCGATGGCGACCGGGTCGAGGGACCGCTTCTGGATACGAGTCTCATCTCATTTGTGGGGGTTCATCCCCTCCCCATCCGGTATGGAATGACGGTGGGAGAACTGGCCCGCCTCTTCAATCACGAAGGGGAACTGGAATGCGATCTGAGGGTGGTCCCCATGCAGGGCTGGCACCGTTCCCGATGGTTTGACGAGACCGGTCTGGTCTGGGTTCCTCCGTCTCCCAACATGCCCACCCTGACCACGGCGACTCTCTACCCCGGATTCTGCCTGGTGGAAGGAACGAATCTTTCCGAAGGCAGAGGAACGACTCGTCCCTTCCAACTGGTGGGCGCCCCCTGGCTCGACGCCCCGCGTCTGGCGGAATCACTCAATTCCCTCGGGCTGGCGGGAGTCTATTTCCGGGTCCAATCCTTCACCCCGACCTTCTCCAAATTCAAGGGCCAGATCTGCCGGGGCGTCCAGATCCACATCGTGGACCGGAACCGTTTCGATCCCATCTCCTGCGTCCTGCACTTTCTCCGGCAGACGCTCGATCTGCACCCCGGGGAGTTGGAGTTCCAGGATCAAATGTTCGATCGGCTGGCGGGTCAACCCGGTCTCAGAACCGATCTCCTGCAGGGGGTCCCGGTGGAACAGGCTGTGTCTTCGTGGCGGTCCGGATTGGAGTCATTCCGGGAACGGAGAGCCCGGCATCTCTTATATCCGCAGGATGACGGGATTTGGAAAGAGAGATGA
- a CDS encoding DUF433 domain-containing protein, translated as MNHLDRITLEPDKRSGKPCIRGLRITVYDILEYLASGMTQSEILADFPALEQEDILAVLAFAAERERRLISIPPR; from the coding sequence ATGAACCATTTGGATCGCATCACTCTGGAGCCGGACAAGCGGAGCGGGAAGCCGTGCATTCGCGGACTCAGGATTACGGTGTACGATATTCTTGAGTATTTGGCCTCCGGCATGACACAGTCGGAAATCCTGGCGGATTTCCCGGCATTGGAACAGGAAGACATCCTGGCAGTGCTGGCGTTCGCCGCGGAGCGTGAGCGCAGGCTCATTTCGATCCCGCCCCGGTGA
- a CDS encoding tetratricopeptide repeat protein, with the protein MSLLLAFWLLFQAGAQIDRRAVEWFRKGEELIGTPDQFSDRQAEFFERAVHISPAFASARYNLAVIYLQQKKSDQAVEHLDALIELEPEDARGLQMRAQIRFGEGQIQPAREDLGRALQINPQDPISWHLLGVIHFQQGRDQDSIDAFEQVLKLNPSTSQPHINLAQAYQRLGQDKKAQAHYEAFLKAHPEDFQARFRLGLLHVEAGRKKEALQEMLKAERLKPDDPAVLRELGGLYLELGNPDEAKKRLSRAGEGDAWNLGNLGLIARREKRYADAERYLRLALAEAPDNDQLWANLGDVLSFQKKHQEAVEAYGQALDLGHENFSTLYNMAAMQVSLGMKDKAEEFLKRAIKVSPQEGRAHYSLAVLLDQRKEHDGSQRHFLEAIRCGVDRPQGRFRLTQFFAVQSQPEEAMVHLTAAIRMEPETYVPLVRRILKQVTSDLDVIRYRKDFNELLKEYESIPDPQTPPSSQSPGNP; encoded by the coding sequence ATGAGCCTCCTTCTTGCCTTCTGGCTGTTGTTCCAAGCAGGCGCCCAGATCGACCGGCGCGCGGTGGAGTGGTTCCGAAAAGGGGAGGAACTGATCGGGACCCCCGACCAGTTTTCCGACCGGCAGGCCGAGTTCTTCGAGCGGGCGGTCCATATCTCTCCCGCCTTCGCCTCCGCCCGTTACAACCTGGCAGTGATCTACCTCCAGCAGAAGAAATCGGATCAGGCGGTCGAGCACCTCGACGCCCTCATCGAGCTGGAGCCCGAGGACGCCCGGGGGCTCCAGATGCGGGCTCAGATCCGGTTCGGAGAAGGACAGATACAGCCGGCGCGGGAGGATCTGGGCAGAGCGCTGCAGATCAATCCTCAGGACCCCATCTCCTGGCATCTATTGGGCGTCATTCATTTCCAACAGGGGCGGGATCAGGACTCCATCGACGCTTTCGAACAAGTCCTGAAGTTGAACCCCTCCACGTCCCAGCCCCACATCAATCTGGCGCAGGCGTATCAGCGGCTGGGTCAAGACAAGAAAGCTCAAGCCCACTACGAGGCCTTTCTCAAAGCTCATCCGGAGGATTTCCAGGCCCGGTTTCGCCTGGGATTGCTCCATGTGGAGGCCGGACGGAAAAAAGAAGCACTACAGGAAATGTTGAAGGCGGAACGGCTGAAACCCGATGATCCAGCGGTTCTGCGGGAACTGGGCGGTCTTTATCTTGAGCTGGGCAATCCAGACGAGGCGAAGAAGCGACTTTCCCGGGCCGGCGAGGGCGACGCGTGGAACCTGGGCAACCTGGGGCTCATCGCGAGACGGGAAAAGCGATATGCCGACGCCGAGAGATACTTGCGCCTGGCTCTGGCAGAGGCTCCGGACAACGATCAACTGTGGGCCAATCTGGGCGATGTCCTGAGCTTCCAGAAAAAGCACCAGGAAGCCGTCGAAGCGTACGGGCAAGCCTTGGACCTGGGCCACGAGAACTTCAGCACTCTCTACAACATGGCCGCAATGCAGGTGAGCCTGGGAATGAAGGACAAGGCCGAGGAATTCCTGAAACGGGCGATCAAGGTCAGTCCCCAGGAGGGCCGGGCTCACTACAGTCTGGCCGTGCTGTTGGATCAGCGCAAGGAACACGACGGGTCTCAACGGCATTTTCTGGAGGCGATCCGTTGTGGCGTCGACCGGCCGCAGGGACGTTTCCGGCTGACCCAATTCTTCGCCGTGCAATCGCAGCCGGAAGAGGCCATGGTTCATCTGACGGCAGCCATCCGCATGGAACCGGAAACCTACGTCCCCTTGGTGCGCCGGATTCTGAAGCAGGTGACTTCGGACCTGGACGTGATCCGCTACCGGAAGGACTTCAACGAACTTCTCAAGGAATACGAGTCCATTCCGGACCCGCAGACTCCACCGTCTTCCCAGTCACCGGGGAATCCCTGA
- a CDS encoding PfkB family carbohydrate kinase — MASLVVVGSVAYDSVETPFGKVEEALGGAATFASIAAAYFTEVQIVGAVGSDFRKRDVSLLESRNIDLAGLDFLPGLTFRWSGHYGYDLNDPQTLDTQLNVLADFRPNLPKHYRSSEYLFLGNFDPDLQREVLRQVGKPKLVACDTMNYWIEEHFTSLLETLKGVGLLLINDGEARQLSRESNLIRAAEKILGWGPRILVVKRGEYGALMFRREKGGGLDIFGAPAYPLADVLDPTGAGDTFAGGFMGYLAGTGRSDRRALRQAVIFGSVMASFTVEGFSLDRLKEVTLTEIEIRYHELQRMTRFDDFAQPREKILS; from the coding sequence ATGGCATCCCTCGTGGTCGTCGGTTCGGTCGCCTACGATTCCGTGGAAACCCCCTTCGGCAAGGTGGAGGAGGCACTGGGAGGCGCTGCAACCTTTGCCAGCATTGCGGCTGCCTATTTCACGGAAGTCCAGATCGTCGGGGCCGTGGGAAGTGATTTCAGAAAGAGGGATGTCTCGCTTCTGGAGTCCAGAAACATCGATTTGGCCGGACTCGACTTCCTGCCGGGTCTGACCTTCCGTTGGTCCGGGCATTACGGATACGACCTCAACGACCCCCAAACCCTGGACACTCAACTGAACGTCCTGGCCGACTTCCGGCCCAACCTCCCCAAGCATTACCGAAGCAGCGAATACCTCTTTCTGGGCAATTTCGATCCGGATCTGCAACGAGAAGTCCTGCGACAGGTCGGGAAGCCCAAACTTGTTGCCTGCGACACCATGAATTACTGGATCGAGGAGCACTTCACCTCTCTGCTGGAGACCCTCAAGGGGGTGGGGCTCCTCCTCATCAACGACGGCGAGGCGCGGCAGCTCTCCCGGGAGTCGAACCTGATCCGGGCAGCCGAGAAGATCCTGGGCTGGGGTCCCCGCATCCTGGTGGTCAAACGGGGTGAATACGGGGCGCTCATGTTCCGCCGGGAGAAGGGAGGCGGTTTGGACATTTTCGGCGCTCCCGCCTATCCCCTGGCCGACGTGCTGGATCCCACCGGCGCAGGCGACACCTTCGCCGGCGGATTCATGGGCTATCTGGCCGGAACCGGCCGGTCTGACCGCCGCGCCCTCCGGCAAGCCGTCATCTTCGGCTCGGTCATGGCCAGCTTCACCGTCGAGGGCTTCTCCCTGGACCGTCTCAAAGAGGTGACGCTCACCGAAATCGAGATCCGTTACCATGAACTTCAGCGAATGACTCGTTTCGACGACTTCGCGCAACCCAGGGAGAAAATTCTCTCCTGA
- the mtnP gene encoding S-methyl-5'-thioadenosine phosphorylase, which yields MDEARVGIIGGSGLYDMPLENSRMLRVPTPFGDPSDSYLLGKLEGKPVAFLARHGRGHRLLPSELNFRANIYGFKRLGVKQIISASAVGSLKIEHAPMDFVLPDQFVDRTFSRVSTFFGEGIVAHVSLADPICGHLMDVVQQAAGEIDLPIKRGGTYVCMEGPAFSTRAESCLYRSWGMDLIGMTNLQEAKLAREAEICYVTVAMVTDYDCWHEEEEPVTVEMLIDYLNKNSQNAKRLIARTVSRIPRDFDCPCHHALQNAIITDPDSIPAEVRRRLEPIVGKYLG from the coding sequence ATGGACGAAGCGAGAGTCGGAATCATTGGCGGCAGCGGACTCTACGATATGCCGCTCGAGAACAGCCGCATGTTGCGCGTGCCCACGCCGTTCGGGGATCCCAGCGATTCCTATCTGCTGGGGAAACTTGAGGGCAAACCGGTGGCGTTCCTGGCCCGGCATGGCAGAGGACACCGCCTGCTGCCCTCCGAATTGAACTTTCGGGCCAACATCTACGGTTTCAAACGCCTTGGCGTGAAGCAGATCATTTCCGCCAGCGCGGTCGGATCGCTCAAGATCGAGCATGCGCCGATGGACTTCGTCCTCCCGGATCAATTCGTAGACCGCACGTTCAGTCGAGTCTCCACCTTCTTCGGGGAAGGGATCGTGGCTCACGTGAGCCTGGCCGATCCGATCTGCGGCCACCTGATGGATGTCGTGCAGCAGGCGGCGGGCGAGATCGATCTACCCATCAAGCGGGGTGGAACCTACGTCTGCATGGAGGGCCCGGCCTTCTCCACCCGCGCCGAATCCTGTCTGTACCGGAGTTGGGGGATGGACCTGATCGGTATGACCAACCTCCAGGAAGCCAAGCTGGCCCGGGAGGCCGAGATCTGCTACGTCACCGTGGCCATGGTGACGGACTATGACTGTTGGCACGAAGAAGAAGAGCCGGTTACGGTGGAAATGCTCATCGATTACCTGAACAAGAACAGCCAAAACGCGAAGCGCCTGATTGCCCGGACGGTCAGCCGGATACCCCGCGATTTCGATTGTCCCTGCCACCACGCCCTCCAAAACGCCATCATCACCGATCCGGATTCCATCCCCGCGGAGGTTCGCCGGCGTCTGGAGCCCATCGTGGGAAAGTACCTGGGCTGA
- a CDS encoding TonB-dependent receptor, with amino-acid sequence MNAGCPALVVCLVVLFSPVSSLPAIAENTGKQKEQCLEVQVLDPSSATMQGATVTIGDREERTGDSGIASFCGLGAGPHWVIVSAANFQVDEGSVDLSEGRVTIILQARLETEQVVVVGSRAQPRSVTKSPVPIDAIPFRDVMSQGATTLDYQLRNLVPSFNVATHPISGAASLVRPASLRNLAHDHTLVLVNGKRRHRSAILVWFGGVTDGTQGSDISTIPSIALRQVEVLRDGASAQYGSDAIASVLNFLLKDAREGGSVEFNTGTYRAGDGDAYNVAGNVGLPLGDNGFANLSLEYGNADPTDRSVQRADAAALIAAGNTSVADPAQPWGNTTNEDDLKLFVNFGHLHASGLQFYGHANYANKTSTQGFYFRNPNTRANIFSLDGGQTLLVGDVLDARDGVRDGSAGCPTVKITGHTPDQAALARVFADPNCFSFQEIAPGGFTPSYSGVITDLSTVAGLRRSAANGLTWDVSASYGAHQADFFLFNTVNASLGPETPRDFDPGLYRQEEVNLNFDVSYAATQMVHVAGGAEWRDERFTIRAGERPSWEVGPFAAQGFVSGSNGFAGFPDYTAGTWTRANVALYGDVELGNPDDRWTIGGALRVERFDVFGATANGKLSARYGLGGAVSVRGGVSTGFRAPTPGQQNTFNVQSTINPRTLDLVDSATVPSTYRAAQLRGGQPLDPENSTNATAGLVVDTGAFTLTADYFHVAVSNRLALSQNFTLGEDERALLLSEGITSARTLAFFRFFINDFSTGTRGIDIVSTYAPPGLGGDTVFSLALNHTDTEVTEESDLLGLGDVLALERGVPETRWNVAVNHRAGRVGLLGRLHYFGSWVDHLDARSARGADAQVLGGRFIVDLEANIALGPGVTLAVGGQNVFNTFSDRMDLFAARFGLPYSQFTPWGLSGGYYYARLKYSWGSSF; translated from the coding sequence TTGAACGCCGGTTGTCCTGCCCTTGTGGTCTGTTTAGTCGTTCTATTTTCCCCCGTATCATCACTTCCGGCGATCGCCGAAAATACTGGCAAGCAGAAAGAACAATGCCTTGAGGTCCAGGTTCTGGATCCTTCGTCCGCGACGATGCAAGGCGCCACGGTCACCATCGGGGATCGGGAGGAGAGAACCGGCGACTCGGGTATTGCCTCCTTCTGTGGACTCGGCGCCGGGCCCCACTGGGTCATCGTGTCGGCGGCGAATTTTCAGGTCGACGAAGGCTCTGTGGACCTGTCGGAGGGTCGGGTCACCATTATCCTCCAAGCCCGGCTGGAGACGGAACAGGTGGTGGTCGTCGGCAGCCGCGCGCAGCCGCGGTCGGTGACGAAATCCCCGGTTCCCATCGACGCCATTCCATTTCGCGATGTCATGAGCCAGGGAGCGACCACGCTCGACTATCAGCTGCGGAACCTGGTCCCTTCATTCAACGTCGCCACGCACCCGATCAGTGGGGCCGCCTCGCTCGTGCGACCTGCAAGCCTGCGCAACCTGGCCCACGACCATACGCTGGTGCTGGTGAACGGCAAGCGCCGCCACCGCTCGGCGATATTGGTCTGGTTCGGTGGCGTCACGGACGGCACGCAGGGATCGGACATCTCGACCATACCGTCGATCGCCCTGCGCCAGGTGGAGGTGCTGCGCGACGGCGCCTCAGCGCAGTACGGATCCGACGCCATCGCCAGCGTCCTGAATTTCCTGCTCAAGGACGCCCGCGAGGGTGGCAGCGTGGAGTTCAACACCGGAACCTATCGCGCGGGCGACGGCGATGCCTACAACGTCGCCGGCAATGTCGGACTGCCGCTCGGCGACAACGGCTTCGCCAACCTCAGCCTGGAGTATGGCAACGCCGATCCGACCGACCGCAGTGTCCAGCGCGCCGACGCGGCAGCGCTCATTGCGGCTGGCAACACCTCGGTGGCTGACCCGGCGCAGCCGTGGGGAAACACGACTAATGAGGACGACCTCAAGCTTTTCGTCAATTTCGGCCATCTGCACGCCAGCGGACTGCAGTTCTACGGTCACGCCAACTACGCGAACAAGACGTCGACGCAGGGATTCTACTTTCGGAACCCGAATACTCGGGCCAACATCTTCAGTCTCGACGGTGGCCAGACGCTGCTGGTCGGGGACGTGCTCGATGCGCGCGACGGAGTCCGCGACGGCTCAGCCGGCTGTCCCACCGTGAAAATCACCGGCCACACGCCGGATCAGGCGGCCTTGGCGCGGGTGTTCGCCGACCCGAACTGCTTTTCCTTTCAGGAGATCGCCCCGGGCGGGTTCACCCCGTCCTACAGCGGAGTGATCACCGACCTGTCGACGGTCGCCGGCCTGCGCCGCTCCGCGGCCAACGGCCTGACCTGGGACGTCAGCGCGAGCTACGGCGCCCACCAGGCGGACTTCTTTCTTTTCAACACCGTCAACGCGTCGCTAGGTCCCGAAACCCCGCGCGATTTCGATCCCGGACTCTATCGGCAGGAGGAGGTCAATCTCAATTTCGATGTCTCTTATGCCGCCACCCAAATGGTCCACGTGGCCGGCGGCGCCGAGTGGCGGGACGAGCGCTTCACCATCCGCGCCGGGGAGCGCCCGTCGTGGGAGGTCGGTCCGTTCGCGGCGCAGGGCTTCGTCTCCGGGTCCAACGGCTTCGCGGGATTTCCGGATTACACGGCCGGTACCTGGACCCGCGCCAATGTTGCCCTCTACGGCGATGTGGAGCTGGGCAACCCCGACGACCGCTGGACCATCGGCGGCGCTCTACGCGTCGAACGCTTCGACGTATTCGGCGCGACGGCGAACGGCAAGCTGTCGGCCCGCTACGGGCTGGGCGGCGCCGTTTCCGTGCGCGGCGGCGTGAGCACGGGGTTCCGTGCCCCCACGCCCGGTCAGCAGAACACATTCAACGTGCAGTCGACCATCAACCCCAGGACCCTGGACCTGGTCGATAGCGCCACCGTGCCGTCCACCTACAGAGCCGCGCAGCTGCGGGGTGGCCAGCCGCTTGATCCCGAGAATTCTACCAACGCAACGGCCGGTCTCGTGGTCGACACCGGAGCATTTACTCTGACCGCCGACTACTTTCATGTCGCCGTCTCGAACCGCCTTGCGCTGTCACAGAACTTCACCCTCGGGGAGGACGAGCGCGCATTGCTCCTGTCGGAAGGCATCACTTCGGCGCGCACGCTGGCCTTCTTCCGGTTTTTCATCAACGACTTTTCGACCGGGACCCGGGGGATCGACATCGTTTCGACCTATGCTCCCCCCGGGCTGGGTGGCGACACGGTTTTCAGTCTGGCGCTGAACCACACCGACACGGAGGTGACGGAAGAGTCGGACCTGCTTGGTCTCGGCGACGTGCTCGCCCTGGAACGGGGCGTACCGGAGACGCGATGGAATGTCGCCGTCAACCATCGCGCCGGCCGGGTTGGCCTGCTCGGACGCCTGCACTACTTCGGATCGTGGGTCGATCACCTCGACGCGCGGTCCGCTCGCGGCGCCGACGCGCAAGTTCTCGGTGGCCGTTTCATCGTCGACCTGGAGGCCAATATCGCACTGGGCCCGGGCGTGACGCTGGCGGTCGGCGGCCAAAACGTCTTCAACACATTCTCGGACCGGATGGACCTGTTCGCCGCGCGTTTCGGCCTGCCCTACAGCCAGTTCACGCCGTGGGGCCTGAGCGGCGGGTACTACTACGCCCGCCTCAAGTATTCGTGGGGGAGCAGTTTCTAG
- a CDS encoding MBL fold metallo-hydrolase codes for MRLGRFQLSHISDGSIRLDGGAVFGIVPRVLWERKLRPDDRNRVRLGLNCLLIRTPHEAILVDTGAGRKYSPKEQDIYGVGEEPDIVARLGRLGMEPTDVDLVINTHLHFDHCGGNTRREGEAVVPTFPNATCIVAREDYLTATGRNERTAVSYRSENWLPLQESNRLRLVDGEQEIVPGVSLVHTPGHTPGHHSVKVRSGGETVFFLGDLCATTAHVPLPWIMGYDLFPLTTLETRKRIYSRAAAEKWLLLFDHDPDVVAGVMSRQEGRYVVEPVPWED; via the coding sequence ATGAGGCTGGGAAGGTTCCAACTCAGCCACATCTCCGACGGTTCCATCCGCTTGGACGGCGGCGCCGTATTCGGGATCGTGCCCAGAGTCCTCTGGGAACGGAAGCTGCGTCCGGACGACCGCAACCGGGTTCGTCTGGGACTCAACTGCCTGCTCATCCGCACGCCACACGAAGCCATTTTGGTGGACACCGGCGCCGGACGGAAATACTCCCCCAAGGAGCAGGACATCTACGGCGTCGGCGAGGAGCCGGACATTGTCGCCCGCTTGGGACGCCTTGGCATGGAGCCGACGGATGTCGACCTGGTGATCAACACCCATCTCCATTTCGACCATTGCGGAGGCAACACCCGCCGGGAGGGTGAGGCGGTGGTGCCCACCTTTCCCAACGCCACCTGCATCGTGGCGCGGGAAGACTACCTGACGGCAACCGGCCGGAACGAGAGGACGGCGGTCTCCTACCGGTCCGAGAACTGGCTGCCGCTCCAGGAGTCCAATCGACTCCGGCTTGTCGACGGAGAGCAGGAGATCGTCCCGGGTGTCTCGCTGGTCCACACTCCCGGGCACACCCCCGGCCACCACTCGGTCAAGGTCCGGTCCGGCGGCGAGACCGTCTTCTTCCTGGGCGATCTCTGCGCCACCACGGCCCACGTTCCGCTCCCCTGGATCATGGGTTACGATCTCTTCCCGTTGACCACTCTCGAAACCAGAAAACGTATCTACTCCCGGGCGGCGGCGGAAAAGTGGCTCCTGCTATTCGACCATGATCCCGACGTGGTGGCCGGAGTCATGAGCCGCCAAGAGGGCCGGTATGTGGTCGAGCCGGTTCCGTGGGAGGACTGA
- the mce gene encoding methylmalonyl-CoA epimerase, whose translation MIRRLAHVGIATRSLKSLSRLYEDLGLEVESTETVADQKVRAAILPVGDTAVELLEGTEPDSVISRFVEKRGEGIHHIAFEVDDLREDLRRLRERNVVLIDEVPRTGAEGRLIAFIHPRSTGGVLVELTQAPAPPRE comes from the coding sequence GTGATTCGAAGACTGGCCCACGTGGGGATCGCCACCCGCTCTCTGAAGTCTCTCTCCCGCCTTTACGAAGACCTCGGCTTGGAAGTGGAATCCACCGAAACCGTCGCGGACCAGAAGGTCCGGGCAGCGATCCTGCCGGTGGGGGACACGGCCGTGGAATTGTTGGAGGGGACCGAACCGGACTCGGTCATCTCCCGCTTCGTGGAGAAACGGGGAGAAGGCATCCATCACATCGCCTTCGAAGTCGACGATCTCCGTGAAGATCTCAGGCGGTTGAGGGAACGGAACGTGGTCCTGATCGACGAGGTTCCGCGTACCGGAGCCGAAGGCCGCCTCATCGCCTTCATCCATCCGCGCAGCACCGGCGGCGTCCTGGTGGAACTGACCCAGGCCCCCGCCCCGCCGAGGGAATGA